The window CCTCAAGCCGCTGTTCGACCTGCTGGTGGAGACCATCCCGGCGCCCACCTATGTCGAGGACGCGCCGCTGCAGGCGCTGGTCACGAACCTGGACGCCTCGCCCTACCTGGGCCGGCTCGCGCTGTGCCGGGTGCACAACGGCACGATCCGCCGCGGCCAGCAGGTGATGCTCTGCCGCGCGAACGGGACCCAGGAGCGGGTCAAGATCAGCGAGATGCTGATGACCCAGGCCCTCGAGCGTTCCCCGGCGGAGCAGGCGGGCCCCGGCGACATCATCGCCATCGCCGGCATTCCCGACATCACCATCGGAGAGACGCTGGCGGACCCCGAGGACCCGCGCCCGCTGCCGATCATCACCGTCGACGAGCCGTCGATCAGCATGACCGTCGGCGTGAACACCTCGCCGCTGGCGGGCAAGTCCGGCAAGAAGCTCACCGCCCGCCTGGTCAAGGCGCGCCTGGAGGCGGAGCTCGTCGGCAACGTGTCGATCCGGGTGCTGCCGACGGAGCGGCCGGACACCTGGGAGGTACAGGGCCGTGGCGAGCTGCAGCTCGCCGTCCTGGTCGAGCTGATGCGCCGGGAGGACTTCGAGCTGACCGTCGGCAAGCCGCAGGTCGTCACCCGCGTGATCGACGGCAAGGTGCACGAGCCGGTCGAGCGGCTGACGATCGACGCGCCCGAGGAGTTCCTCGGTACCCTCACCCAGCTGCTCGCCCTGCGCAAGGGCCGGCTCGAGCAGATGATCAACCACGGCACCGGCTGGATCCGGCTGGAGTACCTGGTGCCCGCCCGCGGCCTGATCGGCTTCCGCACCGAGTTCCTCACCGAGACCCGGGGCACCGGCCTGCTGCACCACGTCTTCGAGGGCTACGAGCCCTGGTTCGGCGAGCTGCGCACCCGGGCGACCGGTTCGATGGTCGCCGACCGCTCCGGCCCGACGACCGCCTACGCCCTGTTCAACCTGCAGGAGCGCGGCACGATGTTCGTCCCACCGATGATCGACGTCTACGAAGGCATGATCGTCGGCGAGAACTCCCGGGCGGACGACATGGACGTCAACCCGACCAAGGAGAAGAAGCTCACCAACATGCGCTCGTCGACCGGCGACGAGCTGGTCCGGCTGACCCCGTACCGCCAGCTCACGCTGGAGCAGGCGCTGGAGTTCTGCCGCGAGGACGAGTGCGTCGAGGTCACCCCGGCGACGGTCAGGATCCGCAAGGTCGCGCTCGCCGCCCAGGACCGCGAGAAGCTCCGCTCTCGCCGCCGGGCGGCCGTCTAGGCCGGGCGCTCGATCGGTACGGTCGGGGTCGGACATCGACGCCGTCCGGTGCGCAACGACGCCGCCGGACTCCAGACCAGGGAGACGGTGGGCTGTGGGCGCGACGCCAGGTGAGACGGTGCTGGTGACGGGGGCGGCGGGGTTCATCGGGTCGCACACGTGCGTGGACCTGCTGACGGCCGGCTACCGGGTGATCGGGGTCGACAACTTCGTCAACAGCTCGGCGCGGGCCGTGGACCGGATCCGGGAGGTCGCCGGCCCGGCGGCAGGCGAGCTGGAGTTCGTCGAGGTGGATACCCGTGACGTCGCCGCCCTCGGGAAGGTGCTCTCCGCGACGCCGGTCGCGGCGGTCGTCCACTTCGCCGCGCTCAAGGCGGTCGGCGAGTCGGTGACGATGCCGGTCGAGTACTACGACACGAACATCAACGCGACGCTGCGGCTCGTCGAGGCGATGCGCGAGCACGGCCCCCGCCGGCTGATCTTCTCCTCGTCCTGCTCCATCCACGGCGACGTCGACGTCATCCCGATCCGAGAGGACGCGCCGGCCCGGCCCACGAACCCCTACGCGCGCACCAAGTGGATGTGCGAGCAGATCCTGGCCGACCTGTGCGTCGCCGAGCCGGACTGGCAGGTCACCGCGCTGCGCTACTTCAACCCGGTCGGAGCGCATCCGTCCGGGCTGCTCGGCGAGGATCCGCGCGGCGTCCCGAACAACCTGATGCCCTACCTGCAGCAGGTCGCGATCGGGCGGCGTGAGTTCCTGTCGGTGTTCGGCGACGACTACCCGACCCCGGACGGCACCGGCGTGCGCGACTACATCCATGTCATGGACCTCGCCGAGGGCCACCGGGCGGCGCTCGAGCACGCCGGCGCCGCCCCGGGCTTCCGGGCCGTCAACCTCGGCACCGGCACCGGGACGTCGGTGCGCCAGCTGCTGGACGCGTTCAGCGCCGCCTGCGGGCGGCAGCTGCCGTACAGGGTGGTCCCGCGCCGCGCCGGCGACGTGGCCGAGCTGGTCGCCGACCCGGCGCACGCCGCCGAGGTGCTCGGCTGGCGCGCCAGCCGCGGCCTGGCCCAGATGTGCCAGGACGCCTGGGAGTTCCAGCGGCGAAACCCTGGCGGCTACGACGGGGCCGCGGCATGAGCGAGGCACCTGTGGCCGCGCCGGCGGGGCTGCCGCCGCGCCGGGTGCTGTTCGTCCATGCCCATCCCGACGACGAGGTGATCGCTACCGGGATCACGATCGCCGCGTACGCCGCGCGCCTCGACACTCATGTGACCTTGGTCACTTGCACGCTTGGCGAGCTCGGCGAGGTGCTCGCCCCAGAGCTGGTGAACCTGCGCAGCGATCTCGGCGACCAGCTCGGCGGCTACCGGATCGGCGAGCTGGAGCGGGCCTGCGCCGCGCTGGGCCTCACGGACCACCGCTTTCTCGGCGGCGCCGGCCGGTTCCGCGACAGCGGGATGATGGGCACCCCCGGCAACGACGATCCGCGCTGTCTCTGGCAGGCCGACCTCACCGAGGCGACGGTCGAGCTGGTCAGGATCGTGCGGGAGGTGCGCCCCCAGGTGCTGGTCAGCTATGACGCCAACGGCGCCTATGGCCACCCCGACCACATCCGGGCGCACCAGATCACGGTCGCCGCGTTCACCGCTGCGGCCGATCCGGCCTTCGCTCCGGAGGCCGGATCGGCATGGGCGCCGTCGAAGCTGTATGAGACGGCGGTACCGAAGTCGTTCGTCGAGCGCGGCGTCGAGTACTTCGCCCAGGACGAGAACAGCCCGTTCCACGGCGCGCTGAGCGCCGACGACATCCCGATGGGGGTGCCGGACGAGCAGATCACGACCCGGGTCGAGGCGCCGACGTTCCTCGCGGCCAAGCTCGCCGCGATGCGGGCGCACCAGACCCAGATCGCCGTCGACGGGTTCTTCTTCGCGCTGGCCGACGGCGTCGGCCAGGAGGCGTTCGGGATCGACCACTACATCCTCACCCGCGGCGCCCTGAGCCACGACACCCTTGCGGCCGACGCCGACGCCGACGCGGCCGGTGCCGGTCAGGAGACCGACCTGTTCGCGGGCCTCGAGCTGTAGGCGGGGGCCCCGGGGTGTAGCCCCGGCGGGGCCGCACGGTGTGCCCTGGCGCGCCGTGGGGCCGTCGGGAGCCGGCGTCCGGCATCGGGGTGCACCGCGAGCCGGCGCTACTGTCGAGGTATGCCTCGTCCCAGCACAGGTCCGCGCCCGCCGACGCCCGGTGCGTCCGGCGCGGGTGGCGCGGGCCGGCTGGCCGACTCGGTGGCGGCGAGGGTGACGGGGCTGGGCACGTCGTCGGTCGACCAGCGCGCGGAGCCGTCCCGGCTCTTCCTCGGCTGCGCCTACGCGTTCGGCCTGCTCGCGGGGGTCGTCCTGGGTGTCTACGGGGTGGCCGCGGTGCCGGCTGGCCCGCGGCCGGGCGGCACGCTGCTGTCCCTTGGCCTGCTGCTCGTCGTCGTCGGCAACGTCGGGGTCCCGATCCTGGTGCGCTGGCTGACGGGGACGCGGCTGGGCGCGTGCATCATGCTGATCGGCTGGACGCCGGTCGTGCTCGCGCTGGGCTCCACGCGGGGCGAGGGCGACCTGATGCTGCGTGCCTCCTCCACCGCCTACCTGTTCATGGGCGTGGGCGTGGTGGCCCCCCTCCTGGTGGCCGTGCTGCGCCCCAGCCGCCGTGGCCTGACCGCCTTTCCGCCCATGCCCTAGCTGGTTCTCCGGGGAGCCCTGGGCTCCTGGGCGCAGCGGTTCCCTAGTTGAGGCGGGCTCGGGCGGAGATGGCCGCTGAGCGGGCCGCCGCGGCGGCGGTGGGTTCGGCGACCTCGACCGCGTCGGCGAAGGTGACCAGATCGTGCGCGCCGCTGAGGAACTCGCCGCGACGGATCAACAGCTCGCCGCGTTCCCGGCGCAGGCTGGCCGGGTGGTGGGGGAGCAGCAGCGACAGCTCGACGGCCCAGAGCCGGGTCGCGGTGGCGTCCGTGCGGGCGGCCAGTACCCGGATGTTGCCGAGCACCCGGGCGAGCAGGTCCTCGAAGCTCATCGGCGCGAGCTGCGCGCGGCTGAACGGGACCCCGGCGGCTCGGACCCGGGCCGCCGCGTCGTGGACGGTGATCCGCCGGCCGCCGGCGAACGGGTCGACGAGGACGTTCTCCCTAGGGGTGCCGAGCGCGACCACCACGTGGCCGGGCAGCCCGACCGGGTAGGCCGGCACGCCGAGCCGGGAGGCGACATCGAGCCAGATGACCGAGAGCACGATCGGCAGGCCGTGCCGGCGGCGCAGCACCGATGGCAGCAGGGAGGCCCGCAGGTCGTCGTAGTCGCTGCTGAGGCCGGCGAAACCGGCCCGCTGGCCCAGCGCCTCGTGCAACGCCTCGGCGACGTCCATCGGGTCCGGGCCGCCGCCCAGCTCTCCAGCGGAGCCGCCAGGGGTGGCGCCGGAGGCCGTGGCGCGAGTGGTCTTGGCGGCGAGCACCGGGCGTGCCTCGTCGGCGAGGCGGTCCAGCGCGCCGAGCAGATCGGCCGCCTCCGCGTCCGGCTCGGCCTCGGCGGCGATCAGCTGGCAGGCGAGCGCGAGGTCGATCGGTGTCCGGCGCACGACATCTGCGAACCGGGCTCGGCTGCGGGCGCTCATGGGCGGGCCTCCACATCCTGGGCGTCCGGATCCTGGGCGTCCGGGCCGGGGGTCGCTCCCTGGTCGGTTCCCGCGACCGGCGGAGTCCGCGTTGGTCGCTCGAAACCGTCCGCTGACCTACCCTGGCGCTGACCTACCGGCAGACCTCCCAGTTCGGCGATCTGGGAGGGGCTCTGCCGTCGATCGGGCCGTGACCTGCGGATAGGCGGCGGAGGAATGACCTTGGCCGCTACGAGCTCGCCTTCAGGAACTCTGATGATCTCGCCGTTCGCGTGCACGACGGTCAGGACCCCGGCTGTCCATGCCTGGAGGGTTCCGATAACGTCCGTCAGCGGCACCGGCCCCGCGATGCGGCGCCGGATCACGACCCGCGCGCCGATGTCGGCCCGAGTGATGCGGACGACATACACGACTAGCGAACGCCCTTGCTGTCGACACGGAACGGTCGAGGTCGATACTAAGGACTCAGTCGCCCGTGAGCCGAGGAGGAACATCCGGTGACCTACGTCATCGCCGAGCCCTGTGTCGATGTCAAGGACAGGGCTTGCATCGAGGAGTGCCCGGTCGACTGCATCTACGAAGGCGGTCGGATGCTCTACATCCAGCCTGACGAGTGCGTCGACTGCGGTGCATGTGAACCCGTCTGCCCGGTTGAGGCCATCTACTACGAAGACGATGTGCCCGACCAGTGGAAGCCGTACACCGACATCAACGCCAACTTCTTCGAGGAACTGGGTTCGCCCGGGGGCGCGTCGAAGGTCGGTGCGTTGGACCACGACCCGCCTGTTGTCGCCGCGTTGGCGCCGCAGGGTGAGCACTGAGCGGGGAAGCGGGGGCGCCGGGATCCTCCCGAATGCCACATCCCGCCGCGGTCTTCGGCCGGCGAGCCCGGTCGAAGGTCCGGCTGCCTGACTTCCCGTGGGATCTCCTTGCCCAGTACAAGGAGAAGGCCAGCCAGCACCCGTACGGGCTGGTCGACCTGTCCGTCGGGACTCCGGTCGACCCGGTGCCGGCGGTGGTCCAGCAGGCGCTGGCCGCCGCCGCGGACTCGCCGGGGTACCCACTGACGTGGGGCACCCCGCGGCTGCGCGACGCGGCGGCGGGTTGGCTGGCCCGGCGGCTCGGGGTGCTCGTCGACCCGTCGGCGGTGCTGCCGGTGATCGGGACCAAGGAGCTGGTCGCCCAGCTCCCGGGCCAGCTTGGCCTGGGGCCTGGAGACCGGGTCTGGGTGCCGACACCGGCCTACCCGACGTACGAGGTCGGGGCGCTGCTCGCCCGTTGCGAACCCGTCTACGGGCCGGCGGACGGCGTGGCGCTGGTCTGGTTGAACTCCCCGTCCAACCCGACCGGCCGCTGCCTGGGCATCGACGAGATGCGGGCGGTGGTCGCGTGGGCGCGGGAGCGCGGCGCGATCGTCGCGAGCGACGAGTGCTACATCGAGCTCGGCTGGGAGTCCCGCGCCGTCTCGGTGCTGCACCCGGACGTCTGCGGCGGCTCGCACGAGGGCCTGCTCGCGGTGCACTCGCTGTCGAAGCGGTCGAACCTGGCCGGCTACCGCGCCGGGTTCGTCACCGGTGACCCGGCGCTGGTCCGCGAGCTGCTCGAGCTGCGCAAGCACGCCGGTCTCATGCTGCCGGACCCGGTTCAGGCCGCGATGACGGCGGCGCTCGCCGACGACATGCACGTGGCCGACCAGCGGGCCCGGTACGTCAACCGGCGTACCGTCCTCGGCGCCGCGCTGGCGGTCGCCGGGTTCACGATCGAGCACAGCGAGGCCGGCCTGTACCTCTGGGCCACCCGCGGCGAGGACGCCTGGGCGACCGTCGACGCCCTCGCCAGCGTCGGCGTGCTCGTGGCGCCCGGCACGTTCTACGGCGAGGCCGGTCGCCACCATGTCCGGGTCGCGCTGACCGCGCCGGACGCCCAGGTCGCGACGGTGCCTGAGCGGATGGCCATGCTGCCGCCACCACGGCAGTCCGGCCCGCCGACGGGCGGTCTGCGTACCGGGGGGTACGCGTACCCGCCCGCCGGGCAGGCGTCGCCGGCCAACCAGCAGCAGCAACAGCAGCCGGGCCACTCCGGGGCGTTCGGCTCGGGCTCGCCCGGGCCGGTACCGGCGTCCGGCCGCGGGTACGGCGCTCCCGGATCCGGTCCGCCCCGGCCGGGATATGCCCAACCTGGCCAACCGGCCGGATACGGCCAGCGGGGATACCCGGACCAGGGATACCCGGACCAGGGTCGCTCGGCCTTCGACCAGCGGGCCGACGGCCAGCAGCCGGGGAACCAGCAGCCGGGGAACCGGCAGGCCTCACCGGTGTTCGACAACATCGCCGGTCTCGCCGACACCTACGGGAACCCGTCAGCTCCCGACCCCACCTGGCCGGCGGAGCCACCCGACATCCGCTGAGGACGGACCTTCTCGGCAGCAGCCGCGTGATCACCTGGTGATCACGCGGCTGCCGGCTTTTCGGCGGGATCTTCGGCCGGATGCCTTCGACCTCCTCGGCCTGCTCCCGCGGCCAGGCCGATTAGGGTCGGTCGGGTGAGCACCTCTGAATCCTTCGCCTCTCCGCTTGACCCGGTCGTCGACGAGCTCTGGGAGCGCCGGGCGGAGCTGAACCCGGGCGACGCCGACGCCCGCAAGGCCGTGGTCGCGGCCGTCGACGCCATCGACGCGGGCGAGGCCCGGGTCGCCCAGATCGCGGCCAGCGGCGCGATCGTCGTCGACGAGCGGGCCAAGCGGGCCATCCTGTTGTCCTTCAAGGTGCTGCCGATGGTCGAGTCCGCGGCCGGCGCCTTCCAGTACCACGACCGGGTGCCGCTCAAGACCCGGTTCGACGGCGTCCGCGTCGTCCCGGGCGCGATCGTCCGCTGGGGCGCCCACATCGCGCCCGGCGCCGTGCTCATGCCGAGCTACACCAACATCGGCGGCTACGTCGACTCCGGCACCCTCGTGGACACCTGGGCGACCGTCGGCTCGTGCGCGCAGGTCGGCCGCAACGTCCACCTCTCCGGCGGGGTCGGCCTCGGCGGCGTGCTCGAACCGCCGAACGCCGTGCCGGTCGTCGTCGAGGACGACGCGTTCATCGGCAGCCGGTGCATGGTCGTCGAGGGCGCGCGGGTCCGCCGGGGCGCGAAGCTCGGCGCCGGCGCCATCCTGACCTCCTCGACGCATGTGTTCGACGCCACCACCGGCGAGGAGTACCCGCGCGGCGAGATCCCGGAGCGGGCGGTGGCGGTCGGCTCTAGCAAGATGAAGAGCTTCCCCGGCGGCGAGTTCGCGATGCCGTGCATCCTCGTGCTGCGCGTCCTCGCCGAGGGCGAGATCCACGACAAGCTGGCCCTCAACGACGTCCTGCGCGAGCACGGCGTCGCCACCTGACCGGAGACCCTGGCTAGGGTGCGGCCATGGAGCTGGACATCGCGGCGCCGCCCGGGGAGCTGACCAGGGCGCTGGTGGACGTCGAGTCGGTGAGCGGCGGCGAGGGGCCGCTCGCGGACGCGGTCGAGAAGGCGCTGGCCGGCCTGCCCGGCCTGAGCGTCGACCGGGACGGCGACGCGGTCGTGGCGCGCACCCGTCTCGGCCGGCCCAGCCGGGTGGTGCTCGCCGGCCATCTGGACACGGTCCCGGTCGCCGAGAACCTGCCGGCCCGTCTCGACGGTGGCCGGCTCTTCGGCTGCGGCACGTCCGACATGAAGGCGGGCGTCGCCGTGATGCTGCACCTGGCCGCCACCGTGCCGCCGGCCAGCCTGGCGCACGACCTGACCTGGGTGTTCTACGACAACGAGGAGGTCGCGGCGGCCCACAACGGGCTGCGCCGGCTCGCCGCGGCGCATCGCGACTGGCTGGACGGCGACCTCGCGGTCCTCATGGAGCCGACCGCCGGCGAGATCGAGGCGGGCTGCCAGGGCACGCTGCGGGTGGTGGCGGCCCTGCCGGGCCGCCGCGCCCACTCGGCCAGGTCCTGGCTTGGCGACAACGCCATCCACCGCGCGGGCGACCTGCTCTCCCGGCTCGCCGCGTACGAGCCCCGCGCGGTGGTCCTGGACGGATGCGAGTACCGGGAGGGCCTGTCCGCCGTGCGCATCTCGGGCGGGGTGGCCGGCAACGTCATCCCGGACCGGTGCGAGGTGACGATCAATTTCCGGTTCGCGCCGGACCGGGACGAGGCCGGTGCCCTCGCGCACGTCCGCGAGGTGCTCACCGGGTACGAGCTGGAGCTGACCGACAGCGTGGGCGGAGCGCCCCCCGGCCTGGCCGCGCCGGCGGCGGCCGCCTTCGTGGCGGCCACCGGACGCACCCCGCGGGCGAAGTACGGCTGGACGGACGTCGCCCGCTTCGCGGCCCTTGGCATCCCGGCCGTGAACTACGGTCCCGGGGATCCCAACCTCGCCCACACCCGCGACGAGTACGTGGAGCTTGCGCTGGTCGACGAGGCCGAGCGCGTCCTGCGGGCCTACCTCACCGCTGGCGCGTGACCGGCGGGATTGGCGGTGGGGCCGCGGTGGCTGGCCTCGGAGCGGGCCGCCCCCGGTGACGCCGATTTATGTGATCTATCTCATATGTCAAACCTGCGCCGTGCTGACCGGCCCCGCGGGTCCAGTATGCGCGTGGCCTATGGTTCCGGGGTGACACCCTTCCAGCCCGGTGAGCCGGCCGCGCCGCCCCACACCGCGGACGTGCTCGGCACGCCCGTACCCGCGGGGCGCAGCCAGGGCGAGCCCGACACGGACCGCCAGTCGTCACCGCCGCCGGAACAGCGGCGTGGCGCGCAGATAGCCCGGCGCGGTCAGGTCCGCCACTCCACCGCCGATCAACGGCTGCTGGCGAACCAGGACTCCGGTGACTTCGTCCACTCCGACCCGTGGCGGGTGCTGCGCATCCAGAGCGAGTTCGTCGAGGGCTTCGGCCTGCTCGCCGACCTCCCGCGGGCAGTGACCGTGTTCGGCTCGGCCCGGGTGCCGCGCGACCACCCCGACTACGCCGTGGGCCGCCGGCTCGGTGGCGCCCTCGCCGACGCCGGTTTCGCCGTGATCACCGGTGGCGGCCCCGGCGCGATGGAGGCCGTCAACCGGGGCGCGCAGGAGGCCGGCGGCCTGTCCGTCGGGCTCGGCATCGAGCTGCCGTTCGAGCAGCGGCTCAACGACTGGGTCGACCTCGGGGTCAGCTTCCGCTACTTCTTCGTCCGCAAGACGATGTTCGTGAAGTACGGCGAGGCGTTCGTCTGCCTGCCGGGCGGCTTCGGCACGCTCGACGAGCTCTTCGAGGCGCTCACCCTGGTACAGACCGGCAAGGTGACCCGGTTCCCCGTGGTGCTGCTGGGCACCGACTACTGGCGTGGCCTGCTGGACTGGCTGCGGTCGACGGTCGGGGCGACCGGACGGATCAAGGAGACCGACCTGGACCTGGTCTCGCTCACCGACGACGTCGATGAGGCGGTCCGGCTGGTCGTCGAGGGCACGGCGTCCCCGGGTGGGATGCGGCCCACGCCCCCGGCGAACGGCCAGGGCCGGGTAGCCCTATGAGGCTGTGTGCCCTGTGAGACTCTGCGTCTTCTGCTCGTCGTCCGAGCGGATCGACCCCGGCTACGTGCTGCTCGCGGCGCAGGTCGGCTCGGAGCTGGCCGCCCGGGGCCACGACCTGGTCTCCGGCGGCGGCTCGATCTCCTGCATGGGGGCGGTCGCGCGCGGCGCCCGCGCCGGCGGCGCGCACACCCTCGGGGTGATCCCGCGCAAGCTGCTGGAGCTGGAGGTCTCGGACACCGACGCCGACGAGCTGATCATCACCGAGACCATGCGGGAACGTAAGGCGATCATGGATGGCCGGGCGGACGCCTTCCTCGCGCTGCCCGGCGGTCTCGGCACGCTCGAGGAGCTGTTCGAGGTGTGGGTCGCCGCGATGCTCGGCATGCACGCCAAGCCGATCGTCGTGTGCGACCCCGACGGGGTCTTCGCCCACCTGCACACGCTGGTCGACGGCCTCGTCGACCGCGGCTTCGTCCGCCCCGACGCCCGTAGCCTGCTGCGCTGGGCCACGACCGTCACCGAGGCGCTCGACTTCCTGGAAGCCGCCGTCGAGGCCCACCACACCGCCGTACCCACGCCCGACGAGGCCATCGAGGCCTCCGCCCCTCCGGTCGACTAGGGCTCAGACCACGCCGCGGCGGGCGACGGCCAGGTCGGCGTCGCCGCGGATCGCCGCCACCATGCGCAGGACGCGACGGGTCGCTCCCACCTGGTGGGCCCGGAAGACGCGGGCGCCCAGCCAGGCGCTGACGGCGGT of the Pseudofrankia saprophytica genome contains:
- the typA gene encoding translational GTPase TypA, yielding MLTSTEHTSATPTGVVRSRGDLRNIAIIAHVDHGKTTLVDAMLRQSGAFSAHASEDLTDRVMDSMDLEREKGITILAKNTAVRYGDITINIIDTPGHADFGGEVERGLAMVDGVLLLVDASEGPLPQTRFVLRKALAARLPVILVINKVDRSDARIAEVVDETYELFLDLDADEEQIDFPIIYCNAKAGRASITRPADGDSPDSPDLKPLFDLLVETIPAPTYVEDAPLQALVTNLDASPYLGRLALCRVHNGTIRRGQQVMLCRANGTQERVKISEMLMTQALERSPAEQAGPGDIIAIAGIPDITIGETLADPEDPRPLPIITVDEPSISMTVGVNTSPLAGKSGKKLTARLVKARLEAELVGNVSIRVLPTERPDTWEVQGRGELQLAVLVELMRREDFELTVGKPQVVTRVIDGKVHEPVERLTIDAPEEFLGTLTQLLALRKGRLEQMINHGTGWIRLEYLVPARGLIGFRTEFLTETRGTGLLHHVFEGYEPWFGELRTRATGSMVADRSGPTTAYALFNLQERGTMFVPPMIDVYEGMIVGENSRADDMDVNPTKEKKLTNMRSSTGDELVRLTPYRQLTLEQALEFCREDECVEVTPATVRIRKVALAAQDREKLRSRRRAAV
- the dapC gene encoding succinyldiaminopimelate transaminase, which encodes MPHPAAVFGRRARSKVRLPDFPWDLLAQYKEKASQHPYGLVDLSVGTPVDPVPAVVQQALAAAADSPGYPLTWGTPRLRDAAAGWLARRLGVLVDPSAVLPVIGTKELVAQLPGQLGLGPGDRVWVPTPAYPTYEVGALLARCEPVYGPADGVALVWLNSPSNPTGRCLGIDEMRAVVAWARERGAIVASDECYIELGWESRAVSVLHPDVCGGSHEGLLAVHSLSKRSNLAGYRAGFVTGDPALVRELLELRKHAGLMLPDPVQAAMTAALADDMHVADQRARYVNRRTVLGAALAVAGFTIEHSEAGLYLWATRGEDAWATVDALASVGVLVAPGTFYGEAGRHHVRVALTAPDAQVATVPERMAMLPPPRQSGPPTGGLRTGGYAYPPAGQASPANQQQQQQPGHSGAFGSGSPGPVPASGRGYGAPGSGPPRPGYAQPGQPAGYGQRGYPDQGYPDQGRSAFDQRADGQQPGNQQPGNRQASPVFDNIAGLADTYGNPSAPDPTWPAEPPDIR
- the dapE gene encoding succinyl-diaminopimelate desuccinylase, whose product is MELDIAAPPGELTRALVDVESVSGGEGPLADAVEKALAGLPGLSVDRDGDAVVARTRLGRPSRVVLAGHLDTVPVAENLPARLDGGRLFGCGTSDMKAGVAVMLHLAATVPPASLAHDLTWVFYDNEEVAAAHNGLRRLAAAHRDWLDGDLAVLMEPTAGEIEAGCQGTLRVVAALPGRRAHSARSWLGDNAIHRAGDLLSRLAAYEPRAVVLDGCEYREGLSAVRISGGVAGNVIPDRCEVTINFRFAPDRDEAGALAHVREVLTGYELELTDSVGGAPPGLAAPAAAAFVAATGRTPRAKYGWTDVARFAALGIPAVNYGPGDPNLAHTRDEYVELALVDEAERVLRAYLTAGA
- the fdxA gene encoding ferredoxin, which codes for MTYVIAEPCVDVKDRACIEECPVDCIYEGGRMLYIQPDECVDCGACEPVCPVEAIYYEDDVPDQWKPYTDINANFFEELGSPGGASKVGALDHDPPVVAALAPQGEH
- a CDS encoding transglutaminase-like domain-containing protein, which gives rise to MSARSRARFADVVRRTPIDLALACQLIAAEAEPDAEAADLLGALDRLADEARPVLAAKTTRATASGATPGGSAGELGGGPDPMDVAEALHEALGQRAGFAGLSSDYDDLRASLLPSVLRRRHGLPIVLSVIWLDVASRLGVPAYPVGLPGHVVVALGTPRENVLVDPFAGGRRITVHDAAARVRAAGVPFSRAQLAPMSFEDLLARVLGNIRVLAARTDATATRLWAVELSLLLPHHPASLRRERGELLIRRGEFLSGAHDLVTFADAVEVAEPTAAAAARSAAISARARLN
- a CDS encoding TIGR00730 family Rossman fold protein, with protein sequence MRVAYGSGVTPFQPGEPAAPPHTADVLGTPVPAGRSQGEPDTDRQSSPPPEQRRGAQIARRGQVRHSTADQRLLANQDSGDFVHSDPWRVLRIQSEFVEGFGLLADLPRAVTVFGSARVPRDHPDYAVGRRLGGALADAGFAVITGGGPGAMEAVNRGAQEAGGLSVGLGIELPFEQRLNDWVDLGVSFRYFFVRKTMFVKYGEAFVCLPGGFGTLDELFEALTLVQTGKVTRFPVVLLGTDYWRGLLDWLRSTVGATGRIKETDLDLVSLTDDVDEAVRLVVEGTASPGGMRPTPPANGQGRVAL
- a CDS encoding 2,3,4,5-tetrahydropyridine-2,6-dicarboxylate N-succinyltransferase → MSTSESFASPLDPVVDELWERRAELNPGDADARKAVVAAVDAIDAGEARVAQIAASGAIVVDERAKRAILLSFKVLPMVESAAGAFQYHDRVPLKTRFDGVRVVPGAIVRWGAHIAPGAVLMPSYTNIGGYVDSGTLVDTWATVGSCAQVGRNVHLSGGVGLGGVLEPPNAVPVVVEDDAFIGSRCMVVEGARVRRGAKLGAGAILTSSTHVFDATTGEEYPRGEIPERAVAVGSSKMKSFPGGEFAMPCILVLRVLAEGEIHDKLALNDVLREHGVAT
- the galE gene encoding UDP-glucose 4-epimerase GalE translates to MGATPGETVLVTGAAGFIGSHTCVDLLTAGYRVIGVDNFVNSSARAVDRIREVAGPAAGELEFVEVDTRDVAALGKVLSATPVAAVVHFAALKAVGESVTMPVEYYDTNINATLRLVEAMREHGPRRLIFSSSCSIHGDVDVIPIREDAPARPTNPYARTKWMCEQILADLCVAEPDWQVTALRYFNPVGAHPSGLLGEDPRGVPNNLMPYLQQVAIGRREFLSVFGDDYPTPDGTGVRDYIHVMDLAEGHRAALEHAGAAPGFRAVNLGTGTGTSVRQLLDAFSAACGRQLPYRVVPRRAGDVAELVADPAHAAEVLGWRASRGLAQMCQDAWEFQRRNPGGYDGAAA
- a CDS encoding TIGR00730 family Rossman fold protein, producing MRLCVFCSSSERIDPGYVLLAAQVGSELAARGHDLVSGGGSISCMGAVARGARAGGAHTLGVIPRKLLELEVSDTDADELIITETMRERKAIMDGRADAFLALPGGLGTLEELFEVWVAAMLGMHAKPIVVCDPDGVFAHLHTLVDGLVDRGFVRPDARSLLRWATTVTEALDFLEAAVEAHHTAVPTPDEAIEASAPPVD
- the mshB gene encoding N-acetyl-1-D-myo-inositol-2-amino-2-deoxy-alpha-D-glucopyranoside deacetylase, giving the protein MSEAPVAAPAGLPPRRVLFVHAHPDDEVIATGITIAAYAARLDTHVTLVTCTLGELGEVLAPELVNLRSDLGDQLGGYRIGELERACAALGLTDHRFLGGAGRFRDSGMMGTPGNDDPRCLWQADLTEATVELVRIVREVRPQVLVSYDANGAYGHPDHIRAHQITVAAFTAAADPAFAPEAGSAWAPSKLYETAVPKSFVERGVEYFAQDENSPFHGALSADDIPMGVPDEQITTRVEAPTFLAAKLAAMRAHQTQIAVDGFFFALADGVGQEAFGIDHYILTRGALSHDTLAADADADAAGAGQETDLFAGLEL
- a CDS encoding DUF6113 family protein produces the protein MPRPSTGPRPPTPGASGAGGAGRLADSVAARVTGLGTSSVDQRAEPSRLFLGCAYAFGLLAGVVLGVYGVAAVPAGPRPGGTLLSLGLLLVVVGNVGVPILVRWLTGTRLGACIMLIGWTPVVLALGSTRGEGDLMLRASSTAYLFMGVGVVAPLLVAVLRPSRRGLTAFPPMP